From a region of the Phaseolus vulgaris cultivar G19833 chromosome 6, P. vulgaris v2.0, whole genome shotgun sequence genome:
- the LOC137831755 gene encoding uncharacterized protein isoform X2 has product MILTTLRFYFLINQSLIYSSYSTWLLFCQHCAGINCLALLTSVSSDGSDYLFTGSRDGRLKRWVLDVDRATCSATFESHVDWVNDAVLVGDSTLVSCSSDTNLKLWNALSFGTCTRTLRQHSDYVTCLAAAGKNSNIVASGGLGGEVFIWDIESAIAPVSKSNDATGDESSNGINGSGNLLPLTSLRTINSNDNMSMHTTQTQGYIPISAKGHKDSVYALAMNESGTILVSGGTEKVVRVWDTRSGSKTLKLRGHTDNIRALLLDSSGRYCLSGSSDSMIRLWDIGQQRCVHSYAVHTDSVWALASTPTFSHVYSGGRDFSLYLTDLQTRESSLLCTGEHPILQLALHDDNIWVASTDSSVRRWHAEGCNPEKIFQRGNSFLAGNLSFSRARVSLEGSTPVPVYKEPTLTILGTPAIVQHEVLNNKRHVLTKDASGSVKLWEITKGVVIEDYGKVSFEDKKEELFEMVSIPAWFTVDTRLGSLSVHLDTPQCFHAEMYSADLNIVGKPEDDKVNLARETLKGLLASWLRKRKQRSGSSAPANGELLSGKDTASRSSTHSRIEVDGSSDNDAMVYPPFEFSVTSPPSIITEGTHGGPWRKKTTDLDGTKDDKDFPWWCLDCVLNNRLPPRENTKCSFYLQPCEGSSVQILTQGKLSAPRILRIHKVINYVIEKMVLDKPVDSLNAESSFSAGLAASQSQHQVVGDGSFRSGFQPWQKLKPSVEILCNDQVLSPEMSLATVRAYIWKKSDDLVLNYRLVQGR; this is encoded by the exons ATGATTCTGACGACACTAAG ATTTTACTTTCTGATCAATCAAAGCCTCATTTATAGTTCATATAGCACTTGGCTTCTTTTCTGCCAG CATTGTGCAGGAATAAATTGTTTGGCTTTACTTACATCTGTATCATCTGACGGGTCTGATTATCTCTTCACTGGGAGTCGAGATGGCAGGCTAAAACGATGGGTACTAGATGTGGATAGAGCAACATGCTCGGCTACCTTTGAATCTCATGTTGATTGG GTTAATGATGCTGTTCTTGTTGGTGATAGTACACTCGTTTCTTGTTCTTCAGATACAAACCTTAAG CTATGGAATGCCTTGTCCTTTGGAACTTGTACAAGGACTCTCCGGCAACACTCAGACTACGTTACTTGTCTTGCAGCAGCAGGAAAAAAT AGCAATATTGTTGCCTCTGGTGGCCTTGGTGGGGAGGTTTTTATATGGGATATCGAGTCTGCCATTGCTCCTGTCTCTAAGAGTAATGATGCTACGGGGGATGAATCTTCAAATGGTATCAATGGTTCTGGCAACTTACTACCATTGACAAGCTTGCGTACTATTAACTCAAATGACAATATGTCTATGCACACTACTCAAACTCAGGGATATATTCCAATTTCAGCCAAAGGCCATAAAGATTCTGTCTATGCTTTGGCTATGAATGAAAGTGGAACAATTCTTGTCTCTGGAGGCACAGAAAAG GTTGTTCGTGTCTGGGACACAAGGTCAGGATCAAAGACCCTAAAGCTAAGAGGGCACACTGATAACATCAGGGCTCTGCTTCTGGATTCTAGCGGCAG ATATTGTTTATCAGGATCTTCAGACTCTATGATAAG GCTTTGGGATATTGGTCAGCAGAGATGTGTGCATTCTTATGCTGTTCATACAGATTCAGTTTGGGCACTTGCCAGCACCCCAACATTTAGTCATGTTTATAGTGGAGGGAGAGACTTTTCA TTATACTTGACAGATTTGCAAACTAGAGAGAGTAGTTTGCTCTGCACCGGCGAGCACCCTATTCTTCAATTGGCTTTGCATGATGATAACATATGGGTTGCATCAACAGACTCTTCAGTTCGCAGATGGCATGCTGAAGGATGCAACCCTGAAAAGATTTTCCAAAGAGGCAATTCCTTTTTAGCAGGAAACCTGTCTTTTTCAAGGGCAAGAGTGTCTCTAGAAGGATCTACCCCT gTTCCTGTATATAAAGAACCTACCTTAACTATCCTGGGTACACCTGCAATAGTACAACATGAAGTTTTGAATAATAAGAGGCATGTGTTGACGAAG GATGCATCTGGTTCAGTGAAGCTATGGGAGATTACCAAAGGTGTTGTGATTGAAGATTACGGAAAG GTTTCGTTTGAGGACAAAAAGGAAGAGCTATTTGAGATG GTTAGCATTCCGGCATGGTTCACCGTGGATACCAGGCTTGGAAGTTTGTCAGTTCATTTAGACACTCCCCAATGTTTTCATGCAGAGATGTACTCAGCAGATCTTAATATCGTAGGCAAGCCTGAAGATGATAAG GTTAATTTGGCTCGAGAAACCCTTAAAGGATTACTTGCTTCTTGGTTGAGAAAACGAAAGCAAAGATCTGGATCCTCAGCTCCAGCTAATGGGGAGTTATTATCTGGAAAGGATACTGCTTCAAGAAGTAGTACCCATTCAAGAATTGAGGTTGATGGTAGTTCTGATAATGATGCTATGGTTTATCCTCCGTTTGAATTCTCAGTTACCTCCCCACCTTCCATTATTACCGAGGGCACTCATGGAGGTCCATGGAGGAAAAAAACTACTGATTTAGACGGAACCAAGGATGATAAAGACTTCCCCTGGTGGTGTCTGGACTGTGTTTTGAATAATCGGTTACCTCCCAGAGAAAATACTAA ATGCAGTTTCTATTTGCAACCTTGTGAAGGCTCTTCAGTCCAGATCCTCACACAAGGGAAGCTAAGTGCCCCACGTATATTAAGAATTCACAAA GTTATTAATTATGTAATAGAGAAGATGGTGCTTGACAAACCTGTGGATAGCTTAAATGCTGAATCTAGTTTTTCCGCTGGTCTTGCTGCGTCACAGTCACAGCATCAAGTAGTTGGCGATGGATCTTTTCGATCTGGATTTCAGCCTTGGCAAAAGCTTAAACCTTCTGTTGAAATATTGTGCAACGACCAG GTGCTGTCTCCTGAAATGAGTTTAGCCACAGTGCGAGCTTATATATGGAAGAAATCAGATGACTTGGTTCTGAATTACAGACTAGTTCAAGGCAGGTGA
- the LOC137831755 gene encoding uncharacterized protein isoform X1, whose amino-acid sequence MHRVGSASNGNNSTRPRKEKRLTYVLNDSDDTKHCAGINCLALLTSVSSDGSDYLFTGSRDGRLKRWVLDVDRATCSATFESHVDWVNDAVLVGDSTLVSCSSDTNLKLWNALSFGTCTRTLRQHSDYVTCLAAAGKNSNIVASGGLGGEVFIWDIESAIAPVSKSNDATGDESSNGINGSGNLLPLTSLRTINSNDNMSMHTTQTQGYIPISAKGHKDSVYALAMNESGTILVSGGTEKVVRVWDTRSGSKTLKLRGHTDNIRALLLDSSGRYCLSGSSDSMIRLWDIGQQRCVHSYAVHTDSVWALASTPTFSHVYSGGRDFSLYLTDLQTRESSLLCTGEHPILQLALHDDNIWVASTDSSVRRWHAEGCNPEKIFQRGNSFLAGNLSFSRARVSLEGSTPVPVYKEPTLTILGTPAIVQHEVLNNKRHVLTKDASGSVKLWEITKGVVIEDYGKVSFEDKKEELFEMVSIPAWFTVDTRLGSLSVHLDTPQCFHAEMYSADLNIVGKPEDDKVNLARETLKGLLASWLRKRKQRSGSSAPANGELLSGKDTASRSSTHSRIEVDGSSDNDAMVYPPFEFSVTSPPSIITEGTHGGPWRKKTTDLDGTKDDKDFPWWCLDCVLNNRLPPRENTKCSFYLQPCEGSSVQILTQGKLSAPRILRIHKVINYVIEKMVLDKPVDSLNAESSFSAGLAASQSQHQVVGDGSFRSGFQPWQKLKPSVEILCNDQVLSPEMSLATVRAYIWKKSDDLVLNYRLVQGR is encoded by the exons ATGCACCGGGTGGGTAGTGCTAGTAATGGAAACAATTCAACTCGTCCTCGCAAGGAGAAGAGATTAACCTACGTGTTGAATGATTCTGACGACACTAAG CATTGTGCAGGAATAAATTGTTTGGCTTTACTTACATCTGTATCATCTGACGGGTCTGATTATCTCTTCACTGGGAGTCGAGATGGCAGGCTAAAACGATGGGTACTAGATGTGGATAGAGCAACATGCTCGGCTACCTTTGAATCTCATGTTGATTGG GTTAATGATGCTGTTCTTGTTGGTGATAGTACACTCGTTTCTTGTTCTTCAGATACAAACCTTAAG CTATGGAATGCCTTGTCCTTTGGAACTTGTACAAGGACTCTCCGGCAACACTCAGACTACGTTACTTGTCTTGCAGCAGCAGGAAAAAAT AGCAATATTGTTGCCTCTGGTGGCCTTGGTGGGGAGGTTTTTATATGGGATATCGAGTCTGCCATTGCTCCTGTCTCTAAGAGTAATGATGCTACGGGGGATGAATCTTCAAATGGTATCAATGGTTCTGGCAACTTACTACCATTGACAAGCTTGCGTACTATTAACTCAAATGACAATATGTCTATGCACACTACTCAAACTCAGGGATATATTCCAATTTCAGCCAAAGGCCATAAAGATTCTGTCTATGCTTTGGCTATGAATGAAAGTGGAACAATTCTTGTCTCTGGAGGCACAGAAAAG GTTGTTCGTGTCTGGGACACAAGGTCAGGATCAAAGACCCTAAAGCTAAGAGGGCACACTGATAACATCAGGGCTCTGCTTCTGGATTCTAGCGGCAG ATATTGTTTATCAGGATCTTCAGACTCTATGATAAG GCTTTGGGATATTGGTCAGCAGAGATGTGTGCATTCTTATGCTGTTCATACAGATTCAGTTTGGGCACTTGCCAGCACCCCAACATTTAGTCATGTTTATAGTGGAGGGAGAGACTTTTCA TTATACTTGACAGATTTGCAAACTAGAGAGAGTAGTTTGCTCTGCACCGGCGAGCACCCTATTCTTCAATTGGCTTTGCATGATGATAACATATGGGTTGCATCAACAGACTCTTCAGTTCGCAGATGGCATGCTGAAGGATGCAACCCTGAAAAGATTTTCCAAAGAGGCAATTCCTTTTTAGCAGGAAACCTGTCTTTTTCAAGGGCAAGAGTGTCTCTAGAAGGATCTACCCCT gTTCCTGTATATAAAGAACCTACCTTAACTATCCTGGGTACACCTGCAATAGTACAACATGAAGTTTTGAATAATAAGAGGCATGTGTTGACGAAG GATGCATCTGGTTCAGTGAAGCTATGGGAGATTACCAAAGGTGTTGTGATTGAAGATTACGGAAAG GTTTCGTTTGAGGACAAAAAGGAAGAGCTATTTGAGATG GTTAGCATTCCGGCATGGTTCACCGTGGATACCAGGCTTGGAAGTTTGTCAGTTCATTTAGACACTCCCCAATGTTTTCATGCAGAGATGTACTCAGCAGATCTTAATATCGTAGGCAAGCCTGAAGATGATAAG GTTAATTTGGCTCGAGAAACCCTTAAAGGATTACTTGCTTCTTGGTTGAGAAAACGAAAGCAAAGATCTGGATCCTCAGCTCCAGCTAATGGGGAGTTATTATCTGGAAAGGATACTGCTTCAAGAAGTAGTACCCATTCAAGAATTGAGGTTGATGGTAGTTCTGATAATGATGCTATGGTTTATCCTCCGTTTGAATTCTCAGTTACCTCCCCACCTTCCATTATTACCGAGGGCACTCATGGAGGTCCATGGAGGAAAAAAACTACTGATTTAGACGGAACCAAGGATGATAAAGACTTCCCCTGGTGGTGTCTGGACTGTGTTTTGAATAATCGGTTACCTCCCAGAGAAAATACTAA ATGCAGTTTCTATTTGCAACCTTGTGAAGGCTCTTCAGTCCAGATCCTCACACAAGGGAAGCTAAGTGCCCCACGTATATTAAGAATTCACAAA GTTATTAATTATGTAATAGAGAAGATGGTGCTTGACAAACCTGTGGATAGCTTAAATGCTGAATCTAGTTTTTCCGCTGGTCTTGCTGCGTCACAGTCACAGCATCAAGTAGTTGGCGATGGATCTTTTCGATCTGGATTTCAGCCTTGGCAAAAGCTTAAACCTTCTGTTGAAATATTGTGCAACGACCAG GTGCTGTCTCCTGAAATGAGTTTAGCCACAGTGCGAGCTTATATATGGAAGAAATCAGATGACTTGGTTCTGAATTACAGACTAGTTCAAGGCAGGTGA
- the LOC137831755 gene encoding uncharacterized protein isoform X3, giving the protein MEVFPTLFYFLINQSLIYSSYSTWLLFCQHCAGINCLALLTSVSSDGSDYLFTGSRDGRLKRWVLDVDRATCSATFESHVDWVNDAVLVGDSTLVSCSSDTNLKLWNALSFGTCTRTLRQHSDYVTCLAAAGKNSNIVASGGLGGEVFIWDIESAIAPVSKSNDATGDESSNGINGSGNLLPLTSLRTINSNDNMSMHTTQTQGYIPISAKGHKDSVYALAMNESGTILVSGGTEKVVRVWDTRSGSKTLKLRGHTDNIRALLLDSSGRYCLSGSSDSMIRLWDIGQQRCVHSYAVHTDSVWALASTPTFSHVYSGGRDFSLYLTDLQTRESSLLCTGEHPILQLALHDDNIWVASTDSSVRRWHAEGCNPEKIFQRGNSFLAGNLSFSRARVSLEGSTPVPVYKEPTLTILGTPAIVQHEVLNNKRHVLTKDASGSVKLWEITKGVVIEDYGKVSFEDKKEELFEMVSIPAWFTVDTRLGSLSVHLDTPQCFHAEMYSADLNIVGKPEDDKVNLARETLKGLLASWLRKRKQRSGSSAPANGELLSGKDTASRSSTHSRIEVDGSSDNDAMVYPPFEFSVTSPPSIITEGTHGGPWRKKTTDLDGTKDDKDFPWWCLDCVLNNRLPPRENTKCSFYLQPCEGSSVQILTQGKLSAPRILRIHKVINYVIEKMVLDKPVDSLNAESSFSAGLAASQSQHQVVGDGSFRSGFQPWQKLKPSVEILCNDQVLSPEMSLATVRAYIWKKSDDLVLNYRLVQGR; this is encoded by the exons ATGGAGGTTTTCCCTACCTT ATTTTACTTTCTGATCAATCAAAGCCTCATTTATAGTTCATATAGCACTTGGCTTCTTTTCTGCCAG CATTGTGCAGGAATAAATTGTTTGGCTTTACTTACATCTGTATCATCTGACGGGTCTGATTATCTCTTCACTGGGAGTCGAGATGGCAGGCTAAAACGATGGGTACTAGATGTGGATAGAGCAACATGCTCGGCTACCTTTGAATCTCATGTTGATTGG GTTAATGATGCTGTTCTTGTTGGTGATAGTACACTCGTTTCTTGTTCTTCAGATACAAACCTTAAG CTATGGAATGCCTTGTCCTTTGGAACTTGTACAAGGACTCTCCGGCAACACTCAGACTACGTTACTTGTCTTGCAGCAGCAGGAAAAAAT AGCAATATTGTTGCCTCTGGTGGCCTTGGTGGGGAGGTTTTTATATGGGATATCGAGTCTGCCATTGCTCCTGTCTCTAAGAGTAATGATGCTACGGGGGATGAATCTTCAAATGGTATCAATGGTTCTGGCAACTTACTACCATTGACAAGCTTGCGTACTATTAACTCAAATGACAATATGTCTATGCACACTACTCAAACTCAGGGATATATTCCAATTTCAGCCAAAGGCCATAAAGATTCTGTCTATGCTTTGGCTATGAATGAAAGTGGAACAATTCTTGTCTCTGGAGGCACAGAAAAG GTTGTTCGTGTCTGGGACACAAGGTCAGGATCAAAGACCCTAAAGCTAAGAGGGCACACTGATAACATCAGGGCTCTGCTTCTGGATTCTAGCGGCAG ATATTGTTTATCAGGATCTTCAGACTCTATGATAAG GCTTTGGGATATTGGTCAGCAGAGATGTGTGCATTCTTATGCTGTTCATACAGATTCAGTTTGGGCACTTGCCAGCACCCCAACATTTAGTCATGTTTATAGTGGAGGGAGAGACTTTTCA TTATACTTGACAGATTTGCAAACTAGAGAGAGTAGTTTGCTCTGCACCGGCGAGCACCCTATTCTTCAATTGGCTTTGCATGATGATAACATATGGGTTGCATCAACAGACTCTTCAGTTCGCAGATGGCATGCTGAAGGATGCAACCCTGAAAAGATTTTCCAAAGAGGCAATTCCTTTTTAGCAGGAAACCTGTCTTTTTCAAGGGCAAGAGTGTCTCTAGAAGGATCTACCCCT gTTCCTGTATATAAAGAACCTACCTTAACTATCCTGGGTACACCTGCAATAGTACAACATGAAGTTTTGAATAATAAGAGGCATGTGTTGACGAAG GATGCATCTGGTTCAGTGAAGCTATGGGAGATTACCAAAGGTGTTGTGATTGAAGATTACGGAAAG GTTTCGTTTGAGGACAAAAAGGAAGAGCTATTTGAGATG GTTAGCATTCCGGCATGGTTCACCGTGGATACCAGGCTTGGAAGTTTGTCAGTTCATTTAGACACTCCCCAATGTTTTCATGCAGAGATGTACTCAGCAGATCTTAATATCGTAGGCAAGCCTGAAGATGATAAG GTTAATTTGGCTCGAGAAACCCTTAAAGGATTACTTGCTTCTTGGTTGAGAAAACGAAAGCAAAGATCTGGATCCTCAGCTCCAGCTAATGGGGAGTTATTATCTGGAAAGGATACTGCTTCAAGAAGTAGTACCCATTCAAGAATTGAGGTTGATGGTAGTTCTGATAATGATGCTATGGTTTATCCTCCGTTTGAATTCTCAGTTACCTCCCCACCTTCCATTATTACCGAGGGCACTCATGGAGGTCCATGGAGGAAAAAAACTACTGATTTAGACGGAACCAAGGATGATAAAGACTTCCCCTGGTGGTGTCTGGACTGTGTTTTGAATAATCGGTTACCTCCCAGAGAAAATACTAA ATGCAGTTTCTATTTGCAACCTTGTGAAGGCTCTTCAGTCCAGATCCTCACACAAGGGAAGCTAAGTGCCCCACGTATATTAAGAATTCACAAA GTTATTAATTATGTAATAGAGAAGATGGTGCTTGACAAACCTGTGGATAGCTTAAATGCTGAATCTAGTTTTTCCGCTGGTCTTGCTGCGTCACAGTCACAGCATCAAGTAGTTGGCGATGGATCTTTTCGATCTGGATTTCAGCCTTGGCAAAAGCTTAAACCTTCTGTTGAAATATTGTGCAACGACCAG GTGCTGTCTCCTGAAATGAGTTTAGCCACAGTGCGAGCTTATATATGGAAGAAATCAGATGACTTGGTTCTGAATTACAGACTAGTTCAAGGCAGGTGA